One window of the Betaproteobacteria bacterium genome contains the following:
- a CDS encoding porin, producing MNKKLIALAVVGATFAPAVMAQSANPVTLYGRVWVMANSLKADGGATPLSSRTTVADNSSLIGFRGTEDLGGGLKAFFQIESAAGPDAGGGSFASRNSGVGLQGGFGSVVLGRWDSPMKLSAIFVDPFGQNTIGAQNTLINSGDFNRREINSVQYWSPNIAGFSARVMYGANEGKTATANPHSLGFSLDYATGPFRINYANQKHTDYRGATVTAGVVEKQQNLSASAVFGPIKIAALTQKAKLSGLTDRKASEVSATYTVGKNQFHVNVARLKNGLISTAALQPEAKLSALGYDYNFSKRTTLMARYAVIKNNGASAVNLVDSNLPTFAVNNDPKGFGAGIRHTF from the coding sequence ATGAACAAGAAATTGATCGCCCTCGCAGTCGTCGGTGCAACGTTTGCCCCGGCTGTCATGGCGCAATCGGCCAATCCCGTGACGCTTTATGGTCGCGTTTGGGTCATGGCCAACAGCTTAAAAGCCGATGGCGGCGCAACGCCTCTGTCATCCCGTACCACGGTCGCTGACAATTCATCGTTGATTGGGTTTCGCGGAACGGAAGATCTCGGCGGTGGACTGAAGGCGTTTTTCCAGATTGAGTCCGCAGCAGGACCGGATGCTGGTGGCGGCTCGTTTGCAAGCCGTAACAGCGGTGTAGGTCTCCAGGGTGGCTTCGGTAGCGTCGTTCTTGGCCGCTGGGACAGCCCGATGAAACTTTCCGCTATTTTTGTCGATCCGTTCGGCCAAAACACCATCGGCGCTCAAAACACCTTGATCAATTCGGGTGATTTCAATCGCCGCGAAATCAACTCTGTCCAGTATTGGTCGCCGAATATTGCGGGCTTTTCCGCACGCGTGATGTATGGCGCGAATGAAGGAAAAACAGCTACCGCCAATCCGCATTCCCTGGGCTTCAGCTTGGACTACGCGACCGGCCCTTTCCGCATCAACTATGCCAACCAGAAACACACGGACTATCGTGGTGCGACGGTAACGGCTGGTGTGGTTGAGAAGCAGCAAAACCTTTCGGCCAGCGCTGTCTTTGGCCCGATCAAGATTGCTGCATTGACCCAGAAAGCCAAGCTGTCCGGTCTGACGGATCGCAAAGCCAGCGAAGTATCCGCGACCTATACCGTCGGCAAGAACCAGTTCCACGTCAACGTGGCGCGCTTGAAGAATGGCCTCATCTCCACCGCCGCGCTTCAGCCAGAAGCCAAACTTTCGGCTCTGGGGTATGACTATAATTTCTCCAAGAGAACGACATTGATGGCCCGTTATGCGGTAATCAAGAACAATGGCGCATCGGCCGTGAATTTGGTCGATTCGAACCTGCCAACTTTTGCGGTCAACAATGATCCCAAAGGCTTCGGCGCCGGTATCCGTCACACGTTCTAA
- a CDS encoding aminodeoxychorismate/anthranilate synthase component II → MLLMIDNYDSFTFNLVQYFGELGEDVLVKRNDEITLADIEKLAPQRIVISPGPCSPIQAGISVPAIEKFAGKMPILGVCLGHQAIGQAFGGRIIHAKTLMHGKTSQMTHTGKGVFDGLPSPYRITRYHSLVIERETSPDCLEITAWTDDGEIMGVRHKTMPVEGVQFHPESIMTEHGHALLKNFLNVKV, encoded by the coding sequence ATGCTGCTCATGATCGACAATTACGATAGTTTCACTTTCAACCTCGTGCAGTATTTCGGCGAGTTGGGCGAAGACGTGCTGGTCAAGCGCAACGACGAAATCACGCTGGCGGACATCGAAAAACTCGCGCCGCAACGAATCGTGATTTCGCCTGGTCCCTGCTCGCCAATCCAGGCGGGAATATCCGTGCCCGCCATTGAAAAATTCGCGGGCAAAATGCCCATCCTCGGCGTCTGTCTCGGCCATCAAGCCATCGGACAGGCGTTCGGCGGGCGAATCATTCATGCCAAGACGCTGATGCATGGCAAGACTTCACAGATGACGCATACAGGGAAGGGCGTTTTCGACGGCTTGCCATCTCCTTACCGCATCACCCGCTATCACTCGCTGGTGATCGAACGTGAAACCAGTCCGGATTGCCTCGAAATCACCGCATGGACCGATGACGGTGAAATCATGGGCGTGCGCCATAAGACCATGCCTGTTGAAGGCGTGCAGTTCCATCCCGAGTCGATCATGACCGAACACGGCCATGCGCTTTTGAAGAATTTCCTGAATGTGAAAGTGTGA
- a CDS encoding phosphoglycolate phosphatase, protein MNSLPPTDESVPQSVAPLNSSAGAPSGADALETPVDIGSQPDVLVENAAVVKKPRLRAKPKFAFPLPLKAVLLDLDGTLLDTVSDIATAANMMRASLGFAPLDAALIRTFVGKGIANLVAKTLKEAVGEVGPTALKVAVANFERQYEKCFGDSSAPFAGVIDGLEALRDKGLRLGCVTNKAEKFTLPLLAKTGLAGYFEITLSGDSLPEKKPHPLPLIHAAEFFACTTAEMLLIGDSVNDAEAARAAGSPVFIVPYGYNEGQELRGLDCDAFIDDVPSALKFVKLAT, encoded by the coding sequence ATGAATTCGCTGCCGCCGACGGATGAATCGGTTCCGCAATCTGTCGCCCCTCTGAACTCCAGCGCTGGCGCGCCTTCTGGGGCGGATGCCTTGGAAACCCCCGTGGATATTGGCTCTCAGCCCGATGTCCTTGTGGAGAATGCAGCTGTCGTCAAGAAGCCGCGTTTGCGCGCGAAACCAAAATTTGCCTTTCCTCTGCCGCTCAAGGCGGTGCTGCTTGATCTCGATGGCACCTTGCTTGATACGGTGAGCGATATTGCGACCGCCGCCAACATGATGCGTGCATCGCTCGGTTTTGCGCCGCTGGATGCCGCGCTGATCAGGACTTTCGTCGGTAAGGGAATCGCCAATCTGGTGGCGAAAACACTCAAGGAAGCCGTGGGTGAAGTCGGGCCGACCGCGCTGAAAGTGGCTGTTGCCAACTTCGAGCGTCAATATGAAAAGTGTTTTGGCGATTCGTCGGCACCATTTGCGGGTGTCATTGATGGTCTGGAGGCGCTAAGGGATAAGGGTCTCCGCCTGGGTTGCGTAACCAACAAGGCGGAAAAATTCACCTTGCCGCTTTTGGCAAAGACCGGTCTCGCCGGCTATTTTGAAATCACGCTCTCGGGGGATTCGCTTCCGGAAAAAAAGCCGCATCCGTTGCCCTTGATTCATGCGGCGGAGTTCTTTGCCTGCACGACCGCGGAGATGTTGCTGATCGGCGATTCGGTCAACGATGCCGAGGCCGCGCGCGCGGCGGGCTCACCGGTGTTCATCGTTCCCTACGGCTACAATGAAGGCCAGGAATTGCGGGGGTTGGACTGTGACGCGTTTATCGACGACGTGCCGTCTGCCCTGAAATTTGTTAAGCTGGCAACCTGA
- the trpC gene encoding indole-3-glycerol phosphate synthase TrpC, whose amino-acid sequence MADILQEILATKYREVADARRQFPLEMMRERAISAPPPRDFVGAIRAKHAANKVAVIAEIKKASPSAGAFRAKFGGDFDPGAFAKRYETHGAACLSVLTDREYFQGSTADLVAARTSCNLPVLRKDFIIDPYQIFEARAMGADAVLFIMGAVDISVFQEWEKLAASLGLAVLAESHNEVELQQALSLETPLIGINNRDLTKFTTEVNTTLRLKEQVPANRLLVTESGIDSADIAGRLTERGIRTFLVGGALMSLEDPGAGLQALFPFGLL is encoded by the coding sequence ATGGCCGATATTCTGCAAGAAATTCTGGCGACAAAATATCGCGAAGTCGCTGATGCGCGCCGACAATTTCCGTTGGAAATGATGCGCGAGCGTGCGATTTCAGCCCCGCCGCCGCGCGATTTTGTCGGCGCCATTCGGGCGAAGCACGCCGCGAACAAGGTCGCGGTTATCGCGGAAATCAAGAAGGCCAGCCCCAGTGCCGGCGCGTTTCGTGCGAAATTTGGTGGCGATTTTGACCCAGGTGCGTTCGCAAAGAGATATGAAACGCACGGTGCAGCGTGCCTGTCGGTCCTCACCGACCGCGAGTACTTTCAGGGTTCAACCGCCGATCTTGTCGCGGCACGCACGTCGTGCAACCTGCCCGTACTTCGGAAGGATTTCATTATTGATCCCTACCAGATTTTTGAAGCGCGAGCGATGGGCGCGGATGCCGTACTGTTTATCATGGGGGCTGTGGATATTTCGGTGTTTCAGGAGTGGGAAAAGTTGGCCGCCTCGCTTGGGTTGGCGGTTCTCGCCGAATCTCACAATGAAGTCGAACTTCAGCAAGCGCTTTCGCTTGAGACTCCTTTGATTGGCATCAATAACCGTGACTTGACGAAATTCACGACGGAAGTGAACACCACCTTGCGGCTAAAGGAACAGGTGCCCGCCAACAGGTTGCTGGTAACAGAAAGTGGCATCGATAGCGCCGATATTGCCGGGCGGCTAACAGAAAGGGGAATTCGCACCTTTCTCGTGGGTGGTGCATTGATGAGTCTGGAGGATCCTGGCGCGGGTTTGCAGGCACTCTTCCCCTTTGGGCTACTGTGA
- a CDS encoding TetR family transcriptional regulator: protein MASGTMQKLSRSSENAGDRPTETVDTKSRILDTAEELFMEHGFEATSLRLITTAAGVNLAAVNYHFGSKEELFQAVLTRRLDPMNQDRMRLLSAYETAAGNKPLTCEKIISAMFIPALKLARDHQTGGKNFLRLLGRAYADPAPFIREFLSSQYAEMIARFRAAFAHALPHIPREELSWRLHFVMGALSYTLAGTDALKMIAQFQPGETGNDEKVLRRLAPFLAAGLRTPVDTASDAHQWFLEA, encoded by the coding sequence ATGGCCTCTGGCACGATGCAGAAATTGTCCCGTTCGTCGGAAAATGCCGGCGACAGACCGACAGAAACCGTCGATACGAAGTCGCGGATTCTCGACACGGCTGAAGAGCTATTCATGGAACACGGCTTTGAAGCCACATCGCTTCGCCTCATAACGACGGCGGCGGGAGTTAATCTGGCTGCAGTCAATTACCATTTTGGTTCAAAGGAAGAACTGTTTCAGGCTGTGCTCACACGGCGACTGGATCCGATGAATCAGGATCGCATGCGTTTGTTATCAGCGTATGAAACGGCGGCAGGCAACAAGCCGCTCACGTGCGAAAAAATAATTTCGGCCATGTTCATTCCTGCGCTAAAACTGGCGCGCGACCATCAGACTGGCGGCAAGAACTTCCTTCGGTTGCTGGGGCGCGCGTATGCAGATCCGGCGCCGTTCATTCGGGAATTCCTGTCCTCGCAGTACGCGGAAATGATCGCACGCTTTCGTGCTGCCTTCGCGCATGCGCTGCCGCACATTCCCCGGGAGGAGTTGTCGTGGCGGCTGCATTTTGTCATGGGCGCACTTTCCTACACGTTGGCGGGCACGGACGCGCTAAAGATGATTGCGCAGTTCCAGCCAGGCGAAACCGGGAACGATGAAAAGGTCTTGAGGCGTCTGGCGCCGTTCCTTGCGGCCGGTTTACGCACGCCAGTGGACACGGCATCGGATGCGCACCAATGGTTTTTGGAAGCCTGA
- the trpD gene encoding anthranilate phosphoribosyltransferase has translation MFSPQEAINRLSDKREIFFDEMVDLFRQVMEGKVTPVQLSAILMGLHVKTESVSEIAAAAQVMREFSTKVEVGDLPYLVDTCGTGGDKAHTFNISTAAAFVAAAAGAKVAKHGGRSVSSQSGSADVLESLGVKLHLTPAQVADCIIEVGLGFMFAPNHHPAMKYAAPVRKELGMRTILNILGPLTNPAGAPNQVMGVFHGDLVGIQARVLKELGSTHVMVVHGEDGLDEITLSGPTQVAELKRGFITEFKIEPKQFGLDIAPIDAIAAVDKDASRRMVEEVLDNQPGPAKDIVMLNAGAAIYVSGIASDLWGGVAKAREMIESGHARAKLDQLVKFTSAINN, from the coding sequence ATGTTCAGCCCGCAAGAAGCGATCAACCGGCTATCCGACAAACGCGAAATCTTCTTCGATGAAATGGTGGATCTGTTTCGCCAGGTCATGGAAGGCAAGGTGACGCCGGTACAACTGTCCGCGATCCTCATGGGCCTGCACGTGAAGACCGAATCGGTATCGGAAATTGCCGCCGCAGCGCAGGTCATGCGCGAATTCTCGACCAAGGTGGAAGTGGGCGATCTACCGTATCTCGTCGACACCTGCGGAACCGGCGGCGACAAAGCGCACACCTTCAACATTTCCACGGCGGCGGCATTCGTTGCGGCTGCGGCAGGCGCCAAGGTTGCGAAGCATGGCGGCCGCTCAGTGTCATCTCAATCCGGCAGCGCCGACGTGCTGGAATCACTGGGAGTGAAACTGCATCTTACGCCAGCGCAGGTGGCGGACTGCATTATCGAGGTCGGGCTGGGTTTCATGTTTGCCCCCAATCATCATCCTGCAATGAAATACGCTGCGCCGGTTCGCAAAGAATTGGGCATGCGGACAATACTGAATATCCTCGGTCCACTGACCAACCCTGCTGGCGCGCCCAATCAGGTCATGGGTGTGTTTCACGGCGATCTGGTCGGTATCCAGGCGCGGGTGCTGAAAGAACTGGGGTCGACGCATGTCATGGTGGTTCACGGCGAAGACGGCCTGGATGAAATTACGCTGAGCGGTCCAACACAGGTGGCCGAACTGAAGCGGGGCTTCATTACTGAATTCAAGATTGAGCCGAAGCAATTCGGCCTGGACATTGCGCCGATCGACGCAATCGCCGCCGTCGACAAGGATGCCTCGCGCAGAATGGTTGAGGAGGTGCTTGACAATCAACCTGGTCCGGCAAAGGACATCGTGATGCTCAATGCGGGGGCCGCGATCTACGTCTCCGGCATCGCGAGCGATCTATGGGGTGGCGTGGCAAAGGCGCGCGAGATGATCGAGTCCGGGCATGCGCGTGCAAAACTGGATCAATTGGTCAAGTTCACGTCGGCGATCAACAACTGA
- the erpA gene encoding iron-sulfur cluster insertion protein ErpA, whose translation MNDMSMMPSPLLFTDNAADKVKALIIEEGNDDLKLRVFVTGGGCSGLQYGFTFDEIANDDDTVMEKNGVKLLIDPMSYQYLVGAEIDYTEGLEGAQFVIKNPSASSTCGCGSSFSV comes from the coding sequence ATGAATGACATGTCCATGATGCCCTCGCCGCTGTTGTTTACCGACAATGCCGCAGACAAAGTGAAAGCATTAATCATCGAGGAGGGTAACGACGACCTGAAGCTGCGGGTATTTGTCACCGGCGGCGGTTGCTCTGGTCTCCAGTACGGCTTCACGTTTGATGAAATCGCCAACGATGATGACACCGTAATGGAAAAAAATGGCGTCAAGTTGCTGATCGACCCGATGAGTTATCAGTATCTGGTCGGCGCCGAAATCGATTACACCGAAGGCTTGGAAGGCGCGCAATTTGTTATCAAGAATCCAAGTGCGTCGAGCACTTGCGGTTGCGGCTCGTCTTTTTCAGTCTGA
- the rplM gene encoding 50S ribosomal protein L13, which translates to MKTFSAKPHEVVHAWLHVDATDKILGRLASEVALRLRGKHKPEYTPHVDTGDFIVVTNVEKLRVTGNKAEDKKYFRHTGYPGGIYETNFTKLQAKHPERVLEKAVKGMLPKGPLGYAMIKKLKVYAGSSHPHSAQQPQELKI; encoded by the coding sequence ATGAAAACCTTTTCAGCAAAACCACACGAAGTCGTACACGCGTGGCTCCACGTCGACGCCACCGACAAGATTCTCGGTCGCCTTGCCTCTGAAGTCGCCCTGCGCTTGCGCGGCAAGCACAAACCGGAATACACGCCCCATGTTGATACCGGCGATTTTATCGTCGTCACCAATGTGGAAAAACTGCGCGTAACCGGCAACAAAGCCGAAGACAAGAAGTATTTTCGTCATACCGGTTATCCAGGCGGCATCTACGAAACCAATTTCACCAAGTTGCAGGCAAAACATCCCGAGCGCGTGCTTGAAAAAGCCGTCAAGGGAATGCTGCCAAAGGGCCCGTTGGGCTATGCAATGATCAAGAAGCTGAAGGTTTATGCGGGTAGCTCGCATCCCCACAGCGCCCAGCAACCCCAAGAACTCAAGATCTAA
- a CDS encoding OsmC family protein, translating into MKARIKWIENVAFLGETESGHALVMDGSPEAGGRNLGPRPMETVLIGTGACSAFDVISILKKGREPVVDCVVELLAERAPTDPKVFTAIHFHFIITGNVLNVSKVERAIKLSADVYCSASAMMAKTARVTHDFEIKPAAQHY; encoded by the coding sequence TTGAAAGCACGCATCAAGTGGATAGAGAATGTCGCGTTTCTGGGTGAAACTGAAAGTGGCCATGCGTTGGTAATGGATGGCTCGCCCGAAGCGGGTGGTCGCAATCTTGGTCCGCGCCCCATGGAAACCGTGCTGATCGGGACTGGCGCATGCAGCGCCTTTGACGTGATTAGCATTCTCAAGAAAGGACGTGAGCCAGTCGTCGACTGCGTCGTTGAACTCTTGGCAGAGCGAGCGCCTACTGACCCCAAAGTCTTTACTGCTATTCATTTCCATTTCATTATTACCGGAAATGTACTGAACGTCAGCAAAGTTGAACGTGCCATCAAGCTATCAGCAGATGTCTATTGTTCGGCGTCGGCGATGATGGCAAAAACAGCTCGCGTGACTCATGATTTTGAGATCAAGCCGGCGGCGCAGCATTACTGA
- a CDS encoding polymer-forming cytoskeletal protein, whose product MFGNKSNKPSPIDSLIGSGSTITGDVHFTGGLRVDGCVKGNIKAVGEKPGTLVLSEMAKVEGEIDVGHVVINGTVAGPVRAKEYLELLPKARVTGDVCYKTIEIHVGAIVMGRMMHEGSIKQVDKVIEFKPAVTN is encoded by the coding sequence ATGTTTGGCAATAAATCCAACAAGCCCAGTCCCATCGATAGCCTGATCGGCTCGGGCTCTACAATCACCGGGGATGTACATTTCACCGGTGGGCTGCGGGTAGATGGCTGCGTCAAGGGCAATATTAAAGCCGTTGGCGAAAAGCCGGGTACACTGGTGCTTTCCGAAATGGCGAAGGTCGAAGGTGAAATTGATGTCGGCCACGTGGTCATCAACGGCACGGTCGCAGGGCCGGTTCGCGCCAAGGAATACCTCGAACTCCTGCCCAAGGCGCGCGTGACAGGCGATGTGTGTTACAAAACTATTGAAATCCATGTCGGCGCCATTGTCATGGGTCGCATGATGCATGAGGGTAGTATCAAGCAGGTTGACAAAGTAATTGAATTCAAGCCAGCGGTGACCAATTAG
- the coq7 gene encoding 2-polyprenyl-3-methyl-6-methoxy-1,4-benzoquinone monooxygenase, translated as MNLVDRLICELDTGLRTVFAKVHADRRMPRSTRTTESNPATLEPVAREESIRLMRVNHCGEVCAQALYQGQALVAEDETVQRLLLTAANEEHDHLAWCDARLTELGGRSSYLSPAFYAGSFALGVVSGLLGDRWSMGFLVETERQVEAHLRDHLGRISFADADSRAILEAMRNDEIRHGQTGLEHGAEPLPRPVKMAMRGISKVMTGTTYWV; from the coding sequence ATGAACCTGGTCGACCGATTGATCTGCGAACTGGATACCGGCTTGCGAACGGTATTCGCGAAAGTCCATGCCGATCGTCGCATGCCCAGGTCCACTCGGACGACGGAAAGCAACCCTGCGACACTGGAACCGGTGGCGCGCGAAGAGTCGATACGCCTGATGCGTGTCAATCATTGCGGCGAAGTCTGCGCGCAAGCGCTTTATCAGGGGCAAGCGCTTGTGGCAGAAGATGAAACGGTTCAAAGACTCCTGCTGACTGCCGCCAATGAAGAGCATGATCATTTGGCGTGGTGCGATGCCCGGCTAACGGAATTGGGAGGGCGAAGCAGCTACCTCAGCCCGGCGTTTTATGCAGGCTCTTTCGCGCTGGGAGTTGTCTCAGGACTATTGGGTGACAGGTGGAGCATGGGTTTCCTGGTGGAAACGGAGCGACAGGTCGAGGCGCATTTGCGCGATCATCTTGGGCGCATTTCTTTCGCGGACGCCGATAGCCGCGCAATCCTGGAAGCAATGCGAAATGACGAGATCCGCCATGGTCAGACTGGCCTTGAACACGGTGCCGAACCCCTGCCACGACCGGTGAAAATGGCAATGCGCGGCATTTCAAAAGTCATGACGGGCACGACATACTGGGTTTGA
- the rpsI gene encoding 30S ribosomal protein S9, translating into MVGKYHYGTGRRKSSVARVFMKPGKGDIVVNDKPVDVYFSRETGRMVVRQPLELVGSVDKFDIMVNVFGGGESGQAGAVRHGITRALLDYDATLKPILSKAGFVTRDAREVERKKVGLHKARRRKQFSKR; encoded by the coding sequence ATGGTCGGTAAATATCATTACGGAACGGGCCGTCGCAAAAGCTCGGTCGCGCGCGTATTCATGAAGCCCGGCAAGGGCGACATCGTTGTCAACGACAAGCCGGTCGACGTTTATTTCTCCCGCGAAACCGGGCGCATGGTCGTTCGCCAGCCGCTGGAGTTGGTTGGTAGCGTCGACAAATTCGACATCATGGTCAATGTGTTCGGCGGTGGCGAATCCGGGCAGGCCGGCGCCGTACGCCATGGCATCACTCGTGCGTTGCTGGATTACGACGCGACCCTGAAGCCCATTCTGTCGAAGGCGGGTTTTGTCACACGCGATGCACGCGAAGTCGAGCGCAAAAAAGTCGGCCTTCACAAAGCGCGCCGCCGCAAGCAATTCTCCAAGCGTTAA
- a CDS encoding anthranilate synthase component I has protein sequence MTESEFTALAAQGYNRVPVTLETFADLDTPLSIYLKLANKPFSYLLESVIGGERFGRYSIIGLPAREWLRVKGKECAVVRAKPGGQTETIEHVFVADPLAFVEKYRKRFNAAPIDGALRFAGGLAGYFSYDTVRYIEHKLELEDHQLKKDIIGAPDIVLMLSDELAVVDNLSGKLHLIVYVDVAAHGSAAHGFAFAQRRLAELRLGLRQHASLPVYVPSNIASAPVNKPKSEIGKDAFLKAVAKCKQYIVDGDIMQVQISQRISQPFDAPPINLYRALRSINPSPYMFYFDMGDFHIVGASPEILVRQEGSKVTVRPIAGTRRRGETPEHDRELEQELRNDPKELAEHLMLIDLGRNDIGRIAKTGSVKVTEQFVVERYSHVMHLVSNVDGEIREDVGPIDLLRATFPAGTVTGTPKVRAMEIIDELEPSKRGVYAGAAGYLGFNGNMDLAIAIRTGVVKDGILYVQAAAGIVADSVAELEWQETESKARALLRAAEMVSAGIDTNPS, from the coding sequence ATGACTGAATCCGAATTTACCGCGCTCGCGGCGCAAGGATACAACCGAGTTCCCGTCACCCTTGAGACTTTCGCGGATCTGGATACGCCGCTATCGATTTATCTCAAGTTGGCGAACAAACCGTTTTCCTACCTTCTTGAGTCGGTAATCGGCGGCGAGCGTTTTGGCCGCTATTCGATCATCGGTCTGCCTGCGCGCGAGTGGTTGCGCGTCAAAGGCAAGGAATGCGCGGTGGTACGTGCCAAACCCGGTGGACAGACCGAGACGATTGAGCATGTATTCGTTGCCGACCCGCTGGCGTTTGTCGAAAAATACCGCAAGCGTTTCAACGCCGCGCCAATCGACGGCGCATTGCGTTTTGCGGGTGGCCTTGCAGGCTACTTCAGCTATGACACGGTTCGTTATATCGAGCACAAGCTTGAACTCGAAGACCACCAGCTGAAGAAGGACATTATCGGCGCTCCGGATATTGTGCTGATGCTGTCCGACGAGTTGGCGGTGGTCGACAATCTTTCCGGCAAGCTGCACCTGATCGTATATGTTGATGTTGCCGCGCACGGCAGCGCGGCGCATGGGTTTGCCTTTGCGCAACGGCGTTTGGCTGAATTGCGCCTCGGCTTGCGGCAACACGCATCGCTGCCCGTATATGTGCCGTCGAACATCGCAAGTGCGCCGGTAAACAAACCCAAATCAGAAATTGGCAAGGATGCTTTTCTCAAGGCTGTTGCCAAATGCAAGCAGTACATTGTGGACGGCGACATCATGCAGGTACAGATTTCGCAGCGCATCTCGCAGCCGTTCGACGCGCCGCCTATCAATCTCTACAGGGCGCTACGTTCCATTAACCCCTCGCCATACATGTTCTATTTCGATATGGGAGATTTCCATATTGTTGGCGCGTCGCCGGAAATTCTGGTGCGGCAGGAAGGTAGCAAAGTAACCGTACGACCCATCGCCGGCACCCGCAGGCGAGGCGAGACGCCCGAGCATGATCGCGAACTTGAACAGGAGTTGCGCAATGATCCGAAGGAACTGGCGGAACATTTGATGCTGATCGATCTCGGGCGAAACGATATCGGCCGCATCGCCAAAACGGGCAGCGTAAAAGTTACTGAACAATTTGTCGTTGAGCGCTATTCGCATGTGATGCATCTGGTCTCGAATGTCGATGGAGAAATTCGCGAAGATGTTGGCCCTATCGATTTGCTGCGGGCGACGTTTCCTGCCGGTACGGTTACGGGCACGCCGAAAGTGCGCGCGATGGAAATCATCGACGAGCTGGAGCCCAGCAAGCGCGGCGTGTACGCGGGTGCAGCCGGGTATCTGGGTTTCAATGGCAACATGGATCTGGCCATTGCGATTCGCACCGGCGTCGTCAAGGACGGCATACTCTACGTGCAGGCGGCGGCGGGGATTGTCGCGGATTCGGTGGCCGAGCTTGAATGGCAGGAAACCGAAAGCAAGGCGCGGGCGCTGTTGCGCGCTGCGGAGATGGTGTCCGCCGGCATCGATACCAATCCATCGTGA